Proteins from a genomic interval of Clostridia bacterium:
- a CDS encoding BMP family ABC transporter substrate-binding protein, with protein MALLSGSSMAAEEKVKVGFMYIGPVGDAGWTLAHDEGRRYLEKALPWVETVFVESVPETSESERIMTQMARQGCKVIFATSFGYMDYVQNVAKQFPKVYFEHCSGFKTAPNVATYFGRIYEARFLSGMVAGKMTKSNILGYVAAFPIPEVVRGINAFTRGVRYVNPNAKVKVVWTNTWYDPATEKEAAKAVLDAGADVIAQHQDTPGPMQAAAERGKYGVSYNSPMGKFAPNAILTGPVWNWGPYYVRRVKEARDGSWKPTEYWGGVVDGIVDLAPYGSMVSEALKKLVADKRVEIVAGKFHPFAGPIKDQFGKLRVPAGTTMTDAELLSFDWFVEGVDGVLPK; from the coding sequence ATGGCCCTTCTCAGTGGCAGCTCTATGGCTGCTGAGGAGAAGGTCAAAGTCGGGTTCATGTACATCGGCCCAGTGGGAGATGCAGGTTGGACCCTTGCCCACGATGAAGGGCGCAGGTACCTAGAGAAGGCTCTGCCTTGGGTGGAGACCGTGTTCGTGGAGTCAGTTCCCGAGACGTCGGAGTCGGAGAGGATCATGACGCAGATGGCGCGGCAGGGCTGCAAAGTGATCTTCGCAACCAGTTTCGGTTACATGGACTACGTTCAGAACGTAGCCAAGCAGTTCCCCAAGGTCTATTTTGAGCATTGCTCAGGCTTCAAGACCGCTCCCAACGTTGCGACCTACTTCGGCCGCATCTATGAGGCTCGGTTCCTCTCTGGCATGGTTGCCGGCAAGATGACCAAGAGCAATATCCTTGGGTACGTAGCGGCATTCCCGATCCCGGAGGTCGTGCGGGGCATCAACGCCTTCACCCGCGGGGTGCGTTATGTGAACCCCAATGCCAAAGTGAAGGTCGTATGGACCAACACCTGGTATGATCCTGCCACTGAGAAGGAAGCTGCCAAGGCTGTCCTCGATGCAGGCGCCGACGTGATAGCTCAGCACCAGGACACCCCTGGCCCGATGCAGGCCGCCGCTGAGCGCGGGAAGTACGGCGTGAGCTACAACTCGCCTATGGGCAAATTCGCCCCGAATGCCATCCTGACTGGTCCTGTGTGGAACTGGGGCCCGTACTATGTGCGGCGCGTGAAGGAAGCCCGGGATGGATCATGGAAGCCAACAGAATACTGGGGCGGAGTAGTGGACGGCATCGTCGATCTGGCGCCATATGGTTCGATGGTCTCGGAAGCTCTCAAGAAGCTCGTCGCCGACAAGAGGGTCGAGATCGTGGCTGGCAAGTTCCATCCGTTCGCCGGCCCAATCAAGGACCAGTTCGGCAAGTTGCGGGTTCCCGCCGGAACCACGATGACAGACGCGGAGCTTCTCAGCTTCGACTGGTTCGTCGAGGGTGTTGACGGTGTGTTGCCTAAGTAG
- a CDS encoding DUF2619 domain-containing protein: MNEINAVRGMAALRAVAGSLEVFAAVLMLHSGSVMHAMRINAFLALAGPAFLFAVSAVGLLGAASGLSPAKVLLIACGVALIYAGTR; this comes from the coding sequence GTGAACGAGATCAACGCTGTACGCGGGATGGCTGCACTTCGGGCAGTAGCTGGATCTCTTGAGGTGTTCGCTGCAGTGCTGATGCTTCACTCGGGCTCAGTGATGCATGCGATGAGGATAAACGCGTTTCTGGCACTGGCTGGACCGGCTTTCCTGTTCGCAGTGAGCGCAGTGGGTTTGCTTGGAGCAGCCTCAGGCCTGTCCCCGGCAAAAGTGCTGCTCATAGCATGCGGAGTCGCGCTCATCTACGCTGGGACTCGCTGA
- a CDS encoding ABC transporter ATP-binding protein, whose product MEVDCAPYVIEMRGITKRFPGVLASDHVSFAIRPGEIHALLGENGAGKSTLMNILTGLLHPDSGEILIRGEKVQLRSPSNAIAMGIGMVHQHFRLVQTFTVAENVTLGMPTPRFALNMAPIEQEIGRFSAEYGIAVDPRAQIWQLSVGEQQRVEILKALYRGAEVLIMDEPTAVLTPQEVRELFETLRKMAASGKAIVFITHKLDEVMSISDRVTVLRGGRNAFTCNTSDTSPRELASKMVGRELAAQHDRPQVELGETVLELRGLTAEGDRGEKALAGITLCIKAGEILGIAGVAGNGQRELAEVITGLRKATCGHVLIEGEDMTNHSPRQVIDAGVSHIPEDRLGVGLAANLAITENAIMKRYRSDEMFSGPMIDEKQANAWTYELVKRFRVKTPNLKTAVRLLSGGNSQRLLLARETTCKPRLVVAVHPTRGLDVGATEAVHEILLAERTEGVATLLISEDLEELAALADRISVMYEGRIMGTVSRDAINVEEMGLMMAGVAPKADEKGDESR is encoded by the coding sequence ATGGAAGTGGATTGCGCGCCATATGTCATTGAGATGCGAGGCATTACCAAGAGATTCCCGGGCGTGCTCGCAAGCGATCACGTGAGCTTCGCGATCCGTCCCGGCGAGATCCATGCGTTGCTGGGCGAAAATGGGGCAGGCAAGAGCACCCTCATGAACATCCTCACGGGCCTTCTGCACCCGGATTCCGGCGAAATTCTCATACGGGGCGAGAAGGTGCAGCTCAGGTCGCCTTCAAACGCAATCGCCATGGGCATCGGCATGGTTCACCAGCATTTCCGGCTGGTGCAGACCTTCACAGTAGCTGAGAATGTCACCCTCGGAATGCCCACTCCTAGGTTTGCACTCAACATGGCCCCGATCGAGCAGGAAATCGGCAGATTCTCCGCCGAGTACGGGATTGCCGTGGATCCCCGCGCTCAGATCTGGCAATTGTCAGTGGGCGAACAGCAGCGGGTCGAGATCCTCAAGGCGCTCTATCGCGGCGCGGAAGTGCTGATCATGGATGAGCCAACAGCCGTACTCACACCGCAGGAGGTTCGTGAGCTTTTCGAGACTCTCCGAAAGATGGCGGCCTCGGGGAAAGCCATCGTGTTCATCACCCACAAGCTCGACGAGGTGATGAGCATATCCGACAGGGTGACGGTTCTCCGTGGAGGCCGTAACGCGTTCACCTGCAACACTTCTGACACTAGCCCAAGGGAGCTTGCCTCCAAGATGGTGGGCAGAGAACTCGCTGCTCAACACGACAGACCCCAGGTGGAGCTGGGAGAGACCGTTCTGGAACTGCGCGGGCTCACAGCCGAGGGTGATCGGGGCGAGAAGGCCCTCGCCGGGATCACCCTATGCATCAAGGCGGGAGAGATACTTGGAATCGCGGGGGTTGCAGGAAACGGCCAGAGGGAACTGGCAGAGGTGATCACGGGACTGCGGAAGGCCACTTGCGGGCATGTGCTGATCGAGGGCGAGGACATGACGAACCATAGTCCCCGCCAGGTTATCGACGCCGGAGTGAGCCACATCCCGGAGGACCGGCTCGGCGTCGGACTTGCGGCCAACTTGGCCATAACCGAGAACGCGATCATGAAGCGATACCGGAGCGACGAGATGTTCTCGGGTCCGATGATAGACGAGAAACAGGCCAATGCCTGGACATACGAGCTGGTGAAGAGGTTCCGGGTCAAGACGCCGAATCTCAAGACAGCTGTAAGGCTTCTCTCGGGCGGAAACTCCCAGAGGTTGCTGCTCGCCAGAGAGACGACATGCAAACCAAGGCTTGTAGTGGCGGTCCACCCCACTCGTGGGCTGGACGTTGGCGCCACTGAGGCGGTGCATGAGATACTCCTCGCCGAGAGAACCGAAGGAGTGGCCACACTCCTGATATCTGAGGACCTTGAGGAGTTGGCGGCGCTTGCCGACCGCATCTCTGTTATGTATGAAGGGCGCATCATGGGCACTGTCTCGCGGGATGCGATCAATGTGGAGGAGATGGGGCTGATGATGGCGGGGGTGGCCCCCAAGGCCGACGAGAAGGGTGATGAATCGCGATGA
- a CDS encoding radical SAM protein: MSRAGSVTHVGAGEKLDYLAPYNDGLISLLGTAARICAKDPSQAAYMLKVMNWQRRAQDTRARWEKQGVHVPPFMIISVTSSCNLHCKGCYAHAQARAEKGDMDDATLTRALDEGRELGISVVMLAGGEPLVRKGLLDVAARYPEIIFPMFTNGVLIDGAMADRLRRLRNVVPVISVEGRQDVTDDRRGDGVWARISRAAVQLQQARVFFGASLTVRRDTVNMITSDEFVSDFVSSGCRIFFFVEYVPVEEGTQEWELTPNQRGELMARVESLRSRMPALFVAFPGDEEATGGCLAAGRGFVHISSGGDVEPCPFAPYSDASLGGMSLKDALNSSFLKSIRDHHEELGETTGGCALFRRRELVAALLSESQRR; encoded by the coding sequence ATGAGTAGAGCAGGGAGCGTGACACACGTGGGTGCAGGTGAGAAACTCGACTACCTGGCGCCGTATAACGACGGGCTGATCAGCCTGCTCGGGACTGCGGCGCGGATCTGCGCTAAGGACCCGAGCCAGGCAGCGTATATGCTGAAGGTCATGAACTGGCAGCGGAGGGCGCAGGACACGCGGGCTCGATGGGAGAAACAGGGCGTTCATGTTCCGCCCTTCATGATCATAAGCGTCACATCTAGCTGCAATCTTCACTGCAAGGGCTGCTATGCACATGCTCAGGCTCGCGCGGAGAAGGGGGACATGGACGACGCCACGCTCACTCGGGCGCTTGATGAAGGACGCGAGCTTGGCATATCCGTGGTTATGCTTGCAGGTGGCGAACCCCTGGTCCGCAAGGGCCTGCTTGATGTCGCCGCGCGGTATCCAGAGATCATCTTCCCCATGTTCACCAACGGCGTGCTGATCGATGGCGCCATGGCAGATCGCCTGCGGAGGCTTAGGAACGTAGTTCCTGTGATAAGCGTTGAGGGCCGACAGGACGTTACCGACGACCGGAGGGGCGACGGTGTGTGGGCGAGGATATCTCGCGCTGCCGTACAACTTCAGCAGGCGCGGGTCTTCTTCGGCGCCTCTCTCACTGTGCGGCGAGACACTGTAAACATGATCACGAGCGACGAATTCGTATCTGATTTCGTATCCAGCGGGTGCCGCATTTTCTTCTTTGTGGAGTACGTGCCCGTGGAGGAGGGAACCCAGGAGTGGGAGCTCACCCCCAATCAGCGCGGAGAACTCATGGCTCGAGTCGAATCACTGCGTTCGCGGATGCCCGCGCTTTTCGTGGCCTTTCCAGGAGATGAGGAGGCCACTGGCGGATGCCTTGCGGCAGGCCGTGGGTTCGTGCACATCAGCTCCGGGGGAGATGTGGAACCGTGTCCGTTCGCGCCGTACTCCGATGCGAGCCTCGGGGGGATGTCTCTGAAGGATGCACTGAATTCTTCGTTTCTGAAATCCATACGCGACCACCACGAAGAGCTCGGCGAAACGACTGGCGGTTGTGCCCTTTTTCGAAGGCGTGAGCTGGTCGCTGCGCTGCTCAGCGAGTCCCAGCGTAGATGA
- a CDS encoding ABC transporter permease: MRAAAIILKDIRNIARDRHALAMMIVQPMIIILVLGFALGPMFSGRGGAIQADVGIVRLDEGELARVFLDEFLGAPELSAMFTQVRLTEEEARSRILEGKLKAAIIIPEDFTARVTTGQDSALTVLFDPASQVVAPLLRGVVGSFATQVSATEIATGAVAQEWIKAAAGAGRAPDPEWAASLAAQAGRAVWARMSAFGPEVVTRTVSTRKAVSSFEYYSAGMGVMYLMFSMMLGAKSLLDERDDFTLMRLMSTPTRKSEILAGKLVSVFAIGAAQWGVLVVFTRLAYGVKWGSAPWAFLALSACTILGCAGLSVFLSTVSKSRRGVNTISSIAIQVISLLGGSMIPIAVYPKALIALAKLTPNYWAMDGFSRIFAGAGLSEIGSNCISLAAIGVLLFGIGTARLRLE, from the coding sequence ATGAGAGCGGCAGCCATCATCCTCAAGGATATCAGGAACATCGCCAGGGACCGGCATGCTCTGGCCATGATGATCGTCCAGCCGATGATCATCATCCTTGTGCTCGGATTCGCCCTTGGGCCGATGTTCTCGGGAAGAGGCGGCGCCATACAGGCAGATGTCGGAATAGTGCGCCTGGACGAAGGGGAACTGGCAAGGGTGTTTCTCGATGAGTTCCTTGGCGCCCCGGAGCTCTCCGCCATGTTCACGCAGGTGCGCCTCACGGAGGAGGAGGCAAGGTCGCGCATTCTCGAAGGCAAGCTGAAAGCGGCTATCATTATACCGGAGGACTTCACGGCTAGGGTCACAACTGGCCAGGATTCCGCACTGACTGTTCTGTTCGACCCTGCTTCGCAGGTTGTCGCGCCACTTTTGCGCGGTGTAGTCGGATCCTTCGCCACACAGGTGTCTGCCACGGAGATAGCCACGGGGGCAGTGGCGCAGGAGTGGATCAAGGCCGCCGCGGGAGCTGGCAGAGCGCCCGACCCCGAATGGGCAGCTTCCCTCGCTGCGCAGGCTGGCAGGGCGGTGTGGGCGAGGATGAGCGCGTTTGGGCCTGAGGTGGTCACCCGGACCGTTAGCACCCGAAAGGCCGTGAGTTCATTCGAATACTACTCAGCCGGCATGGGTGTGATGTACCTCATGTTCAGCATGATGCTGGGGGCGAAGTCGCTTCTCGACGAGCGGGATGACTTCACTCTGATGCGGCTGATGTCCACTCCAACCCGGAAGAGCGAGATACTCGCGGGAAAACTCGTATCCGTTTTCGCTATCGGGGCGGCGCAATGGGGTGTTCTTGTGGTCTTCACTAGGCTCGCGTACGGCGTGAAGTGGGGGAGCGCACCCTGGGCATTTCTCGCCCTATCAGCGTGCACCATCCTTGGCTGCGCCGGGCTGAGCGTTTTTCTATCGACTGTGTCGAAATCCCGGCGTGGTGTGAACACCATCAGCTCCATCGCGATACAGGTTATCTCGCTTCTGGGCGGGAGCATGATCCCGATAGCGGTTTACCCGAAGGCGCTGATTGCCCTCGCGAAATTGACGCCGAACTACTGGGCGATGGATGGATTCTCACGGATTTTCGCAGGTGCGGGGCTCTCTGAGATAGGTTCGAACTGCATTTCCCTGGCCGCGATTGGGGTTTTACTGTTCGGAATCGGAACTGCAAGGTTGAGGCTTGAATGA
- a CDS encoding ABC transporter permease, producing MRKAFAIARLMLIDTIRDRSAVVNLVLFPLLFTGLVGLMLAPSWGPGSASAPMGVPVALADLDQSDSSRRLAELLPSSIRVEVVPSEKAALEMVRDNKANAAIVAPVGFHEALSELRPCAVLVVIPEGAGGEGHAIESTVRAVVLRLRSSVAAADAAADPGGGFPVQAPEGISADAAAAVDAAWNDGPPVALEEMPVSGGAEKRNASVPQRPLEQTSVGFLVMFVMAGAAIGAGEILVEKKQGTWGRLLSTPTGSGVVLFGKLLGLLSIGWLQCAVLMLGGRWLFRVEWGSSPVWVWLVLTSLILASVGLGLLIAAYAKTHAQVVTFTNIVLLPTSMLAGVYWPFEIMPTVVQRVAVLFPQRHAVAALIDLIVKKSGPSPEVLRSCLILLGFSAAFLAFGARAVKYE from the coding sequence ATGCGCAAGGCCTTTGCAATCGCACGCCTGATGCTGATTGACACCATACGTGACCGATCTGCCGTTGTGAATCTTGTGCTGTTTCCCTTGCTCTTCACTGGGCTTGTGGGGCTGATGCTAGCCCCAAGCTGGGGGCCAGGTTCAGCTTCGGCGCCGATGGGCGTTCCGGTCGCGCTCGCAGATCTTGACCAGTCGGATTCCTCGCGAAGGCTGGCGGAGCTGCTTCCATCATCCATCAGAGTGGAGGTTGTTCCCTCAGAGAAGGCAGCGCTGGAGATGGTGCGGGATAACAAGGCGAATGCAGCGATAGTGGCGCCGGTCGGGTTCCACGAGGCGCTTTCGGAGCTGCGTCCCTGCGCAGTGCTTGTAGTGATTCCAGAGGGGGCGGGCGGGGAAGGACACGCGATAGAGTCCACCGTGAGAGCGGTGGTGTTGCGGCTCAGATCGAGCGTTGCCGCGGCGGATGCGGCGGCTGACCCTGGCGGTGGGTTTCCGGTGCAGGCGCCGGAGGGAATCAGTGCGGATGCAGCAGCGGCGGTGGATGCAGCATGGAACGACGGCCCGCCTGTGGCGCTGGAGGAGATGCCGGTGTCGGGCGGGGCTGAGAAGAGAAATGCCAGTGTGCCTCAGCGTCCACTGGAACAGACATCAGTTGGGTTCCTGGTCATGTTCGTCATGGCTGGCGCAGCCATCGGGGCCGGAGAGATACTGGTGGAGAAGAAGCAGGGAACCTGGGGCAGGCTGCTTTCCACCCCGACCGGAAGCGGAGTGGTGCTTTTCGGGAAGCTCCTGGGGTTGCTCTCCATAGGTTGGCTGCAGTGCGCAGTGCTGATGCTGGGAGGCAGATGGCTGTTCCGGGTGGAGTGGGGCTCTTCGCCGGTATGGGTGTGGTTGGTTCTTACAAGCCTGATACTGGCCTCAGTTGGCCTTGGTCTGTTGATTGCAGCATACGCCAAGACCCATGCACAGGTTGTCACGTTCACTAATATCGTGCTGTTGCCAACGTCCATGCTTGCCGGAGTCTACTGGCCGTTTGAGATAATGCCCACGGTCGTGCAGCGCGTGGCCGTGCTGTTTCCCCAGCGGCACGCCGTGGCGGCTCTAATCGACCTAATTGTGAAGAAGAGCGGACCTAGCCCGGAGGTGCTGCGAAGCTGCCTGATCCTGCTAGGTTTCTCCGCGGCGTTCCTCGCCTTCGGCGCTCGGGCGGTGAAATATGAGTAG